Part of the Lolium rigidum isolate FL_2022 chromosome 6, APGP_CSIRO_Lrig_0.1, whole genome shotgun sequence genome, ATCTTACAACCGACTATTTTCTCCTATGGTAGTTTACTCTAAGCTCTGAATCACATTGAAGTTATAGATGACATAAACTATACCAAAATATGAAGTAATATtgttgaaagcaagaaatagcaaagagCGAGCACTGTATCAGTAAGATGAGCGACTGCAACATTTATAATTAGCTAGAGCTAAGGAGCAGAGCACATACAAAACTGTGCTGTAGTCAACTGACTGACAGAATACCATACTTGCGTTGTACATAATACAAGAAAAGAGCGTAAAAGGGAAGTATTAGTACATAATAAGCATGCTAGCTTCTCAAATTACACGAGTTATGGTATACTCTAACCTGACATGTTCAATAAAATAGCAGGTACAAATGGCTTGAAAGGAAGTATGAGAAAACTGATTCAACAAATGAACCCAAGTCGGGACTTACAAAAAATAGTGTATACATGTAGGCCCCAGCTGCAACGGGAAGACCAAGTGCAGTCGAACCTTCAGGCAGTGATTTCAGCTGATTAACAGATATTCCAATTAACAAGAGTGCAAGGGCTTCCCACTGTTAACAAAGAATAGCATGATGTCAATTACACAAGCTCATGGCATCAATAACAACTTAAAGTATTGCATTTGGACATTACAACATTATTCCACAGATACGAAGAAATACAAGTGGTCAATTATCTttcgtttttccttttcttttataggGAGGTGGCCAAATCATATTTGAGCTGCACCAACACAAATTGACTTACATTTGGAGTATACTGAACAAATGCCCAAAGTTGGAAGACATGATTGGTGAAAATTAGGAGAAATTTACCTGAATTGTGGAAAAACGTCTCCTCAATAACACTTTCAGCAGTACAGCGATTATCAGAACCTACAGATATCAATACAATAAATATATAATCACGGAACATAAACAGTTTATGCCAGTTGCATATGTATGTTAACGACCAAAAGGTATATTACAAGACTGAGATTATTAGGACTTAGGAGGTTAGTACTTATAAGTGAAACATGAACAAAAGAAAATGAAGGAGGAAATTACCGTACCTTGAGGTTACCCAGCATTTTCACTGTCGCAGGGTTAAAATATAACTGCAAAACACACAGGATCAATTATATTTGTTAGGATATCTACCAGATCCAAGTTACGCTCATACAGATGTTGAGCTCCACTATTTTTTTTACTTAAACAGAAAACACATATGATGAATTATATTTGTTAGGATATCTACCAGATCCAAGTTACACTCATACAGATGTTGAGCTCCACTATTTTGTTTCCTTAAACAGAAAAGATTGCTATGACAAGTCCTGAGTATTGAGGTGCTTTTGGATTCTTACCTGCATTGTGAACTTCAAATAATTGTTGATGGCATAGAGAAAAGCAGGAACTGCAAGAAGAACATTGTTGCGAGCAGCCTGCCAAGTGATGATTAATTAGAATGGGAAACAGGATGACTAGTTTTCTGTTACTTTTGCCATCATAACAAATATATGTAGAGAGGTGGAGAAAGTAATTAATGATTACAATTTCAAATTTATATGGAATTTCCATGAGATGTCCGGGGCTATTGTATACATGACAGCATATGGCCAGATAATTGGGATCCAAAACGGAAAAACCACAGCTTCTTTCTGAACTGAACAGTATATATGTATTTGGGTATTTACATCATGCACGTTTTCAGTTGATTTGAGACTGAAACATCGCAATGCATTAAACAGATCCATAGTATAGACATGCACACTTTAAATTTAGGGTCATATTACCTGGACAAAGGTGGAAACCGTTAGAAGTGGCTTCTCCCCCACCTTTAGGCGCCTAGCCTGCAAGAGGCATCAAGGAAATTATTGCAAACAGAAAACTTCTGTAAGCAATGCTGGAGTGAAATGTGCGGATTTTAAACAGGATATTCATTCAACTCACTTAGCAGCATATATGAACACAAATGACACCAGACCTTACACGAGATAAGCAACATTCTAATTGAACTAAAAAGTACAGAAACAAATCAGAATGGAACTATAGATGATATCACATACCTGGAAGAACAACATGATGATGGCAAAGATAACTTTTGTAATCTCTGTCAAGAAGTTCACACTGACTGGGCTAAATTTGAATTTCCCATCCACTTTACACATGTAGACCAATATAGGCTGTACAAGATGTGGAAGAGTATTAACAACCATAAGAAGTAGCAATGTGGCAAGCTGCCAATAAGTTTAATGAAAATCTACAGAAGCATGATCATTTGTTAAGAATGCCAATCTTGATCTCAGAATAGATTCACTACTACCGACGCAAATCATCGAGAAGTTTTGATAAGTAGTACAACTGATGCGTGTATCTAGACAGTGCAAACATCAGCGTGCTGAAAAATAAAGCTGACACTGGAAATGAAACTGACACTGAAAAACGGAGCTCATGGAAGATGAAACTCCACACTTTTCTTGTTAGCAATTAGCTTGCAATGTATCTAGCCATATTGACAAAAACAGCGAGTCACTAATCGAAAGCCAGTCAATTCGCCTCCACCGCCATCATCTAGCAGTCAGCACTAACGGTTCAATCCCCCAGCTTAAAATAAGCAATAATGGTTCAATTGTTACACAACACCTGCACACTGACCAAACGGAACAAAAATGCAGGGAAGGAAGCAAGAGTCACCTGTAGGCCGGCGAGGACGCAGTCGCCGGAGACGAGGAGGACGTTGAGCGCGCGCTGCCGCGACGACACGGTGGTCCGGTGGGTGTGGTACGCCTTGGACACCGCCGGCGGCAGCGCCACCTTGGCGTGGCACACGCTGCACTCCACTTCCCCGCTcatctcctccgcctccgccgcaagAGGCTCGGCAAAACCCTATGATTCCGAGAAGCAGCGCCGACAAGTGACGAAAAATTTCAGGGAAATCACCCGAGAAATCGCGGAAAATTCAGGACCGGGCCGGGAAGAACGGAGGGAGGGGAGGTGGGAGCCCTAGACGCCGGTGGGGGCGTCCACCGTGGGAGCTCGTGGCGGCGGAGGCGATCGCGATGCGAAGCTTCTGGAAGGCGCGAGCGGGCGAGGGCGAAGGGAGGCCGGAGAGGAGAAGGGAAGGGGAGCGGAAAATATAAATTCCGTGGGAATATCTTATGAGAATGAGAACGAAAGGGGAAAGGGCTTTTCTGCGAGGTTTTCTGTTTTCTAGGAAAGCCATGGTATTTTGTGTTTTTCT contains:
- the LOC124660794 gene encoding CMP-sialic acid transporter 3-like isoform X2, with product MSGEVECSVCHAKVALPPAVSKAYHTHRTTVSSRQRALNVLLVSGDCVLAGLQPILVYMCKVDGKFKFSPVSVNFLTEITKVIFAIIMLFFQARRLKVGEKPLLTVSTFVQAARNNVLLAVPAFLYAINNYLKFTMQLYFNPATVKMLGNLKVLIIAVLLKVLLRRRFSTIQWEALALLLIGISVNQLKSLPEGSTALGLPVAAGAYMYTLFFITVPALASVYNEKALKSQFDTSIYLQHLFLYGYGAIFNFLGLVITAIIQGPSSFHILEGHSKATMFLICNNAAQGILSSFFFKYADTILKKYSSTIATIFTGVASAVLFGHTLTINFVLGISIVIISMHQYLSNQIKDQVPSSKIEMSDVEDHKLKESVYVKVDPVASEAKHRHGSDERQPLLPV
- the LOC124660794 gene encoding CMP-sialic acid transporter 3-like isoform X1 produces the protein MSGEVECSVCHAKVALPPAVSKAYHTHRTTVSSRQRALNVLLVSGDCVLAGLQPILVYMCKVDGKFKFSPVSVNFLTEITKVIFAIIMLFFQARRLKVGEKPLLTVSTFVQAARNNVLLAVPAFLYAINNYLKFTMQLYFNPATVKMLGNLKVLIIAVLLKVLLRRRFSTIQWEALALLLIGISVNQLKSLPEGSTALGLPVAAGAYMYTLFFITVPALASVYNEKALKSQFDTSIYLQHLFLYGYGAIFNFLGLVITAIIQGPSSFHILEGHSKATMFLICNNAAQGILSSFFFKYADTILKKYSSTIATIFTGVASAVLFGHTLTINFVLGISIVIISMHQYLSNQIKDQVPSSKIEMSDVEDHNRLKESVYVKVDPVASEAKHRHGSDERQPLLPV
- the LOC124660794 gene encoding CMP-sialic acid transporter 3-like isoform X3; the protein is MSGEVECSVCHAKVALPPAVSKAYHTHRTTVSSRQRALNVLLVSGDCVLAGLQPILVYMCKVDGKFKFSPVSVNFLTEITKVIFAIIMLFFQARRLKVGEKPLLTVSTFVQAARNNVLLAVPAFLYAINNYLKFTMQLYFNPATVKMLGNLKVLIIAVLLKVLLRRRFSTIQLKSLPEGSTALGLPVAAGAYMYTLFFITVPALASVYNEKALKSQFDTSIYLQHLFLYGYGAIFNFLGLVITAIIQGPSSFHILEGHSKATMFLICNNAAQGILSSFFFKYADTILKKYSSTIATIFTGVASAVLFGHTLTINFVLGISIVIISMHQYLSNQIKDQVPSSKIEMSDVEDHNRLKESVYVKVDPVASEAKHRHGSDERQPLLPV